The Amblyraja radiata isolate CabotCenter1 chromosome 1, sAmbRad1.1.pri, whole genome shotgun sequence genome contains a region encoding:
- the LOC116972374 gene encoding filaggrin-2-like isoform X1: MEGTVLLAFALCTFVAFQSTTARGINNEAVTNSEADCHTNPDHPNCQPTPTNTPADRAGLQKGVGLYDAIRLRSRRCPHNRSFYAGQKRGMYQGSPNGKGTSMYYSPSPQASGWEWLFGKGYGTYGNGLGGKGGGYGQNGNGQGSNNNGNGQSGNGQGLNGNGDGQNGNGQGLNSNGNSQNGNGQGLNSNGNSQNGNGQGLNSNGNSQNGNGQGSSANGYDEDQDEDNEGEINNDNEEDEDIEDSNTNGQGSNGQGSNSNSFGQGGTGQGSNSNGFGQDANGQESNSYGYGQGWNGQGSNNNGFGQGGNNQGSNSNGFGQGWNGQGSNNNGFGQGWNGQGSNNNGFGQGGNNQGSNSNGYGQESKGQGSYSNGFNGQGWNGQGTNNNGFGQGGKNQGSYSNGYGQEGNGQGSYSHGFGQGGNNQGSYSNGFNGQGWNGQGTNTNGYGQAGNNQGSYSNGFGQEGSGQGSYSNGYSQGGTGQGSNSKGYGQGGNGQWSNSNGYGQHGNGQGSNNNGYDQLGNIQGSNSNVKGDSGQGSNSSSYSQGGNDQGSNSDGQGLSGNGNGMNNNALGAQSNLQEGSSNPATELVKRQFRKREVPSESVYTSGIRKLYSHRFHPMYRYSLIRRPTKEP; encoded by the exons ATGGAGGGAACAGTGCTGCTTGCCTTTGCTCTCTGCACCTTTGTTGCTTTCCAATCTACCACAGCTAGAG GTATTAATAATGAAGCTGTAACCAACAGTGAGGCGGATTGCCACACTAACCCTGACCATCCAAACTGCCAGCCGACCCCAACCAACACGCCTGCAGACCGAG CAGGACTTCAGAAAGGAGTTGGCTTGTACGATGCAATTCGATTGAGATCTCGTCGCTGTCCCCACAACAGGTCATTCTACGCAGGCCAGAAACGTGGGATGTACCAAGGATCTCCTAATGGCAAAGGCACATCCATGTATTACAGTCCCTCACCACAGGCTAGTGGTTGGGAATGGCTCTTTGGCAAAGGCTATGGTACTTATGGCAATGGCCTTGGAGGGAAGGGTGGTGGCTATGGCCAGAATGGCAATGGTCAGGGTTCAAACAACAATGGGAATGGACAAAGTGGAAATGGCCAAGGGTTAAATGGCAATGGAGATGGCCAGAATGGCAATGGCCAAGGGTTAAATAGCAATGGGAACAGCCAGAATGGCAATGGCCAAGGGTTAAATAGCAATGGGAACAGCCAGAATGGCAATGGCCAAGGGTTAAATAGCAATGGGAACAGCCAGAATGGCAATGGCCAAGGGTCAAGTGCCAATGGTTATGATGAGGATCAAGATGAGGATAATGAGGGAGAAATCAACAATGATAATGAAGAAGATgaggacattgaagactcaaatacTAATGGTCAAGGCTCAAATGGTCAAGGATCAAACAGCAATTCATTTGGCCAAGGAGGGACTGGGCAAGGTTCAAACTCCAATGGGTTTGGCCAAGATGCCAATGGTCAAGAGTCAAATTCCTATGGATATGGCCAAGGGTGGAATGGCCAAGGGTCAAACAACAATGGGTTTGGCCAGGGAGGTAATAACCAAGGGTCAAACAGCAATGGGTTTGGCCAAGGGTGGAATGGCCAAGGGTCAAACAACAATGGGTTTGGCCAAGGGTGGAATGGCCAAGGGTCAAACAACAATGGGTTTGGCCAAGGAGGTAATAACCAAGGATCAAACAGCAATGGGTATGGCCAAGAATCTAAGGGCCAAGGGTCGTACTCCAATGGATTTAATGGCCAAGGGTGGAATGGCCAAGGGACAAACAACAATGGGTTTGGCCAAGGAGGTAAAAACCAAGGGTCATACTCAAATGGGTATGGCCAAGAAGGCAATGGCCAAGGGTCGTACTCCCATGGGTTTGGCCAAGGAGGTAATAACCAAGGGTCGTACTCCAATGGATTTAATGGCCAAGGGTGGAATGGCCAAGGGACAAACACCAATGGGTATGGCCAAGCCGGTAATAATCAAGGGTCATACTCCAATGGGTTTGGCCAAGAAG GAAGTGGTCAAGGATCATACTCCAATGGGTATAGCCAAGGGGGGACTGGGCAAGGGTCAAACTCTAAAGGGTATGGTCAAGGTGGTAATGGCCAGTGGTCTAACTCCAATGGGTATGGGCAACATGGAAATGGTCAAGGATCCAACAACAATGGATATGATCAGCTTGGAAATATTCAGGGGTCAAACAGCAATGTCAAAGGGGATAGTGGCCAAGGGTCAAACTCCAGCAGCTACAGCCAGGGTGGGAATGACCAAGGGTCAAACAGCGATGGGCAAGGCCTGAGTGGAAATGGCAATGGAATGAATAACAATGCGTTAGGTGCGCAGAGCAATCTACAAGAGGGAAGCTCTAATCCTGCTACGGAGCTAGTGAAGAGGCAATTTCGGAAAAGGGAGGTTCCTTCTGAATCAGTCTATACCTCAGGCATTAGGAAGTTGTATTCCCACAGATTCCACCCAATGTACAGGTACAGCCTGATACGCAGACCAACTAAGGAACCATAA
- the LOC116972374 gene encoding filaggrin-2-like isoform X2 yields the protein MEGTVLLAFALCTFVAFQSTTARGINNEAVTNSEADCHTNPDHPNCQPTPTNTPADRAGLQKGVGLYDAIRLRSRRCPHNRSFYAGQKRGMYQGSPNGKGTSMYYSPSPQASGWEWLFGKGYGTYGNGLGGKGGGYGQNGNGQGSNNNGNGQSGNGQGLNGNGDGQNGNGQGLNSNGNSQNGNGQGLNSNGNSQNGNGQGLNSNGNSQNGNGQGSSANGYDEDQDEDNEGEINNDNEEDEDIEDSNTNGQGSNGQGSNSNSFGQGGTGQGSNSNGFGQDANGQESNSYGYGQGWNGQGSNNNGFGQGGNNQGSNSNGFGQGWNGQGSNNNGFGQGWNGQGSNNNGFGQGGNNQGSNSNGYGQESKGQGSYSNGFNGQGWNGQGTNNNGFGQGGKNQGSYSNGYGQEGNGQGSYSHGFGQGGNGQGSNNNGYGQETDGQGSYSNGFGQGANGQESNGNGYSQGGSGQGSYSNGYSQGGTGQGSNSKGYGQGGNGQWSNSNGYGQHGNGQGSNNNGYDQLGNIQGSNSNVKGDSGQGSNSSSYSQGGNDQGSNSDGQGLSGNGNGMNNNALGAQSNLQEGSSNPATELVKRQFRKREVPSESVYTSGIRKLYSHRFHPMYRYSLIRRPTKEP from the exons ATGGAGGGAACAGTGCTGCTTGCCTTTGCTCTCTGCACCTTTGTTGCTTTCCAATCTACCACAGCTAGAG GTATTAATAATGAAGCTGTAACCAACAGTGAGGCGGATTGCCACACTAACCCTGACCATCCAAACTGCCAGCCGACCCCAACCAACACGCCTGCAGACCGAG CAGGACTTCAGAAAGGAGTTGGCTTGTACGATGCAATTCGATTGAGATCTCGTCGCTGTCCCCACAACAGGTCATTCTACGCAGGCCAGAAACGTGGGATGTACCAAGGATCTCCTAATGGCAAAGGCACATCCATGTATTACAGTCCCTCACCACAGGCTAGTGGTTGGGAATGGCTCTTTGGCAAAGGCTATGGTACTTATGGCAATGGCCTTGGAGGGAAGGGTGGTGGCTATGGCCAGAATGGCAATGGTCAGGGTTCAAACAACAATGGGAATGGACAAAGTGGAAATGGCCAAGGGTTAAATGGCAATGGAGATGGCCAGAATGGCAATGGCCAAGGGTTAAATAGCAATGGGAACAGCCAGAATGGCAATGGCCAAGGGTTAAATAGCAATGGGAACAGCCAGAATGGCAATGGCCAAGGGTTAAATAGCAATGGGAACAGCCAGAATGGCAATGGCCAAGGGTCAAGTGCCAATGGTTATGATGAGGATCAAGATGAGGATAATGAGGGAGAAATCAACAATGATAATGAAGAAGATgaggacattgaagactcaaatacTAATGGTCAAGGCTCAAATGGTCAAGGATCAAACAGCAATTCATTTGGCCAAGGAGGGACTGGGCAAGGTTCAAACTCCAATGGGTTTGGCCAAGATGCCAATGGTCAAGAGTCAAATTCCTATGGATATGGCCAAGGGTGGAATGGCCAAGGGTCAAACAACAATGGGTTTGGCCAGGGAGGTAATAACCAAGGGTCAAACAGCAATGGGTTTGGCCAAGGGTGGAATGGCCAAGGGTCAAACAACAATGGGTTTGGCCAAGGGTGGAATGGCCAAGGGTCAAACAACAATGGGTTTGGCCAAGGAGGTAATAACCAAGGATCAAACAGCAATGGGTATGGCCAAGAATCTAAGGGCCAAGGGTCGTACTCCAATGGATTTAATGGCCAAGGGTGGAATGGCCAAGGGACAAACAACAATGGGTTTGGCCAAGGAGGTAAAAACCAAGGGTCATACTCAAATGGGTATGGCCAAGAAGGCAATGGCCAAGGGTCGTACTCCCATGGGTTTGGCCAAGGAG GCAATGGCCAAGGGTCGAATAACAATGGGTATGGCCAAGAAACTGATGGTCAAGGGTCTTACTCCAATGGGTTTGGTCAGGGTGCCAATGGCCAAGAGTCAAATGGCAATGGGTATAGCCAAGGAGGAAGTGGTCAAGGATCATACTCCAATGGGTATAGCCAAGGGGGGACTGGGCAAGGGTCAAACTCTAAAGGGTATGGTCAAGGTGGTAATGGCCAGTGGTCTAACTCCAATGGGTATGGGCAACATGGAAATGGTCAAGGATCCAACAACAATGGATATGATCAGCTTGGAAATATTCAGGGGTCAAACAGCAATGTCAAAGGGGATAGTGGCCAAGGGTCAAACTCCAGCAGCTACAGCCAGGGTGGGAATGACCAAGGGTCAAACAGCGATGGGCAAGGCCTGAGTGGAAATGGCAATGGAATGAATAACAATGCGTTAGGTGCGCAGAGCAATCTACAAGAGGGAAGCTCTAATCCTGCTACGGAGCTAGTGAAGAGGCAATTTCGGAAAAGGGAGGTTCCTTCTGAATCAGTCTATACCTCAGGCATTAGGAAGTTGTATTCCCACAGATTCCACCCAATGTACAGGTACAGCCTGATACGCAGACCAACTAAGGAACCATAA
- the LOC116972374 gene encoding filaggrin-2-like isoform X8: protein MEGTVLLAFALCTFVAFQSTTARGINNEAVTNSEADCHTNPDHPNCQPTPTNTPADRAGLQKGVGLYDAIRLRSRRCPHNRSFYAGQKRGMYQGSPNGKGTSMYYSPSPQASGWEWLFGKGYGTYGNGLGGKGGGYGQNGNGQGSNNNGNGQSGNGQGLNGNGDGQNGNGQGLNSNGNSQNGNGQGLNSNGNSQNGNGQGLNSNGNSQNGNGQGSSANGYDEDQDEDNEGEINNDNEEDEDIEDSNTNGQGSNGQGSNSNSFGQGGTGQGSNSNGFGQDANGQESNSYGYGQGWNGQGSNNNGFGQGGNNQGSNSNGFGQGWNGQGSNNNGFGQGWNGQGSNNNGFGQGGNNQGSNSNGYGQESKGQGSYSNGFNGQGWNGQGTNNNGFGQGGKNQGSYSNGYGQEGNGQGSYSHGFGQGGTGQGSNSKGYGQGGNGQWSNSNGYGQHGNGQGSNNNGYDQLGNIQGSNSNVKGDSGQGSNSSSYSQGGNDQGSNSDGQGLSGNGNGMNNNALGAQSNLQEGSSNPATELVKRQFRKREVPSESVYTSGIRKLYSHRFHPMYRYSLIRRPTKEP from the exons ATGGAGGGAACAGTGCTGCTTGCCTTTGCTCTCTGCACCTTTGTTGCTTTCCAATCTACCACAGCTAGAG GTATTAATAATGAAGCTGTAACCAACAGTGAGGCGGATTGCCACACTAACCCTGACCATCCAAACTGCCAGCCGACCCCAACCAACACGCCTGCAGACCGAG CAGGACTTCAGAAAGGAGTTGGCTTGTACGATGCAATTCGATTGAGATCTCGTCGCTGTCCCCACAACAGGTCATTCTACGCAGGCCAGAAACGTGGGATGTACCAAGGATCTCCTAATGGCAAAGGCACATCCATGTATTACAGTCCCTCACCACAGGCTAGTGGTTGGGAATGGCTCTTTGGCAAAGGCTATGGTACTTATGGCAATGGCCTTGGAGGGAAGGGTGGTGGCTATGGCCAGAATGGCAATGGTCAGGGTTCAAACAACAATGGGAATGGACAAAGTGGAAATGGCCAAGGGTTAAATGGCAATGGAGATGGCCAGAATGGCAATGGCCAAGGGTTAAATAGCAATGGGAACAGCCAGAATGGCAATGGCCAAGGGTTAAATAGCAATGGGAACAGCCAGAATGGCAATGGCCAAGGGTTAAATAGCAATGGGAACAGCCAGAATGGCAATGGCCAAGGGTCAAGTGCCAATGGTTATGATGAGGATCAAGATGAGGATAATGAGGGAGAAATCAACAATGATAATGAAGAAGATgaggacattgaagactcaaatacTAATGGTCAAGGCTCAAATGGTCAAGGATCAAACAGCAATTCATTTGGCCAAGGAGGGACTGGGCAAGGTTCAAACTCCAATGGGTTTGGCCAAGATGCCAATGGTCAAGAGTCAAATTCCTATGGATATGGCCAAGGGTGGAATGGCCAAGGGTCAAACAACAATGGGTTTGGCCAGGGAGGTAATAACCAAGGGTCAAACAGCAATGGGTTTGGCCAAGGGTGGAATGGCCAAGGGTCAAACAACAATGGGTTTGGCCAAGGGTGGAATGGCCAAGGGTCAAACAACAATGGGTTTGGCCAAGGAGGTAATAACCAAGGATCAAACAGCAATGGGTATGGCCAAGAATCTAAGGGCCAAGGGTCGTACTCCAATGGATTTAATGGCCAAGGGTGGAATGGCCAAGGGACAAACAACAATGGGTTTGGCCAAGGAGGTAAAAACCAAGGGTCATACTCAAATGGGTATGGCCAAGAAGGCAATGGCCAAGGGTCGTACTCCCATGGGTTTGGCCAAGGAG GGACTGGGCAAGGGTCAAACTCTAAAGGGTATGGTCAAGGTGGTAATGGCCAGTGGTCTAACTCCAATGGGTATGGGCAACATGGAAATGGTCAAGGATCCAACAACAATGGATATGATCAGCTTGGAAATATTCAGGGGTCAAACAGCAATGTCAAAGGGGATAGTGGCCAAGGGTCAAACTCCAGCAGCTACAGCCAGGGTGGGAATGACCAAGGGTCAAACAGCGATGGGCAAGGCCTGAGTGGAAATGGCAATGGAATGAATAACAATGCGTTAGGTGCGCAGAGCAATCTACAAGAGGGAAGCTCTAATCCTGCTACGGAGCTAGTGAAGAGGCAATTTCGGAAAAGGGAGGTTCCTTCTGAATCAGTCTATACCTCAGGCATTAGGAAGTTGTATTCCCACAGATTCCACCCAATGTACAGGTACAGCCTGATACGCAGACCAACTAAGGAACCATAA
- the LOC116972374 gene encoding filaggrin-2-like isoform X5: MEGTVLLAFALCTFVAFQSTTARGINNEAVTNSEADCHTNPDHPNCQPTPTNTPADRAGLQKGVGLYDAIRLRSRRCPHNRSFYAGQKRGMYQGSPNGKGTSMYYSPSPQASGWEWLFGKGYGTYGNGLGGKGGGYGQNGNGQGSNNNGNGQSGNGQGLNGNGDGQNGNGQGLNSNGNSQNGNGQGLNSNGNSQNGNGQGLNSNGNSQNGNGQGSSANGYDEDQDEDNEGEINNDNEEDEDIEDSNTNGQGSNGQGSNSNSFGQGGTGQGSNSNGFGQDANGQESNSYGYGQGWNGQGSNNNGFGQGGNNQGSNSNGFGQGWNGQGSNNNGFGQGWNGQGSNNNGFGQGGNNQGSNSNGYGQESKGQGSYSNGFNGQGWNGQGTNNNGFGQGGNGQGSYSHGFGQGGNNQGSYSNGFNGQGWNGQGTNTNGYGQAGNNQGSYSNGFGQEGSGQGSYSNGYSQGGTGQGSNSKGYGQGGNGQWSNSNGYGQHGNGQGSNNNGYDQLGNIQGSNSNVKGDSGQGSNSSSYSQGGNDQGSNSDGQGLSGNGNGMNNNALGAQSNLQEGSSNPATELVKRQFRKREVPSESVYTSGIRKLYSHRFHPMYRYSLIRRPTKEP, translated from the exons ATGGAGGGAACAGTGCTGCTTGCCTTTGCTCTCTGCACCTTTGTTGCTTTCCAATCTACCACAGCTAGAG GTATTAATAATGAAGCTGTAACCAACAGTGAGGCGGATTGCCACACTAACCCTGACCATCCAAACTGCCAGCCGACCCCAACCAACACGCCTGCAGACCGAG CAGGACTTCAGAAAGGAGTTGGCTTGTACGATGCAATTCGATTGAGATCTCGTCGCTGTCCCCACAACAGGTCATTCTACGCAGGCCAGAAACGTGGGATGTACCAAGGATCTCCTAATGGCAAAGGCACATCCATGTATTACAGTCCCTCACCACAGGCTAGTGGTTGGGAATGGCTCTTTGGCAAAGGCTATGGTACTTATGGCAATGGCCTTGGAGGGAAGGGTGGTGGCTATGGCCAGAATGGCAATGGTCAGGGTTCAAACAACAATGGGAATGGACAAAGTGGAAATGGCCAAGGGTTAAATGGCAATGGAGATGGCCAGAATGGCAATGGCCAAGGGTTAAATAGCAATGGGAACAGCCAGAATGGCAATGGCCAAGGGTTAAATAGCAATGGGAACAGCCAGAATGGCAATGGCCAAGGGTTAAATAGCAATGGGAACAGCCAGAATGGCAATGGCCAAGGGTCAAGTGCCAATGGTTATGATGAGGATCAAGATGAGGATAATGAGGGAGAAATCAACAATGATAATGAAGAAGATgaggacattgaagactcaaatacTAATGGTCAAGGCTCAAATGGTCAAGGATCAAACAGCAATTCATTTGGCCAAGGAGGGACTGGGCAAGGTTCAAACTCCAATGGGTTTGGCCAAGATGCCAATGGTCAAGAGTCAAATTCCTATGGATATGGCCAAGGGTGGAATGGCCAAGGGTCAAACAACAATGGGTTTGGCCAGGGAGGTAATAACCAAGGGTCAAACAGCAATGGGTTTGGCCAAGGGTGGAATGGCCAAGGGTCAAACAACAATGGGTTTGGCCAAGGGTGGAATGGCCAAGGGTCAAACAACAATGGGTTTGGCCAAGGAGGTAATAACCAAGGATCAAACAGCAATGGGTATGGCCAAGAATCTAAGGGCCAAGGGTCGTACTCCAATGGATTTAATGGCCAAGGGTGGAATGGCCAAGGGACAAACAACAATGGGTTTGGCCAAGGAG GCAATGGCCAAGGGTCGTACTCCCATGGGTTTGGCCAAGGAGGTAATAACCAAGGGTCGTACTCCAATGGATTTAATGGCCAAGGGTGGAATGGCCAAGGGACAAACACCAATGGGTATGGCCAAGCCGGTAATAATCAAGGGTCATACTCCAATGGGTTTGGCCAAGAAG GAAGTGGTCAAGGATCATACTCCAATGGGTATAGCCAAGGGGGGACTGGGCAAGGGTCAAACTCTAAAGGGTATGGTCAAGGTGGTAATGGCCAGTGGTCTAACTCCAATGGGTATGGGCAACATGGAAATGGTCAAGGATCCAACAACAATGGATATGATCAGCTTGGAAATATTCAGGGGTCAAACAGCAATGTCAAAGGGGATAGTGGCCAAGGGTCAAACTCCAGCAGCTACAGCCAGGGTGGGAATGACCAAGGGTCAAACAGCGATGGGCAAGGCCTGAGTGGAAATGGCAATGGAATGAATAACAATGCGTTAGGTGCGCAGAGCAATCTACAAGAGGGAAGCTCTAATCCTGCTACGGAGCTAGTGAAGAGGCAATTTCGGAAAAGGGAGGTTCCTTCTGAATCAGTCTATACCTCAGGCATTAGGAAGTTGTATTCCCACAGATTCCACCCAATGTACAGGTACAGCCTGATACGCAGACCAACTAAGGAACCATAA
- the LOC116972374 gene encoding filaggrin-2-like isoform X4 has product MEGTVLLAFALCTFVAFQSTTARGINNEAVTNSEADCHTNPDHPNCQPTPTNTPADRAGLQKGVGLYDAIRLRSRRCPHNRSFYAGQKRGMYQGSPNGKGTSMYYSPSPQASGWEWLFGKGYGTYGNGLGGKGGGYGQNGNGQGSNNNGNGQSGNGQGLNGNGDGQNGNGQGLNSNGNSQNGNGQGLNSNGNSQNGNGQGLNSNGNSQNGNGQGSSANGYDEDQDEDNEGEINNDNEEDEDIEDSNTNGQGSNGQGSNSNSFGQGGTGQGSNSNGFGQDANGQESNSYGYGQGWNGQGSNNNGFGQGGNNQGSNSNGFGQGWNGQGSNNNGFGQGWNGQGSNNNGFGQGGNNQGSNSNGYGQESKGQGSYSNGFNGQGWNGQGTNNNGYGQEGNGQGSYSHGFGQGGNNQGSYSNGFNGQGWNGQGTNTNGYGQAGNNQGSYSNGFGQEGSGQGSYSNGYSQGGTGQGSNSKGYGQGGNGQWSNSNGYGQHGNGQGSNNNGYDQLGNIQGSNSNVKGDSGQGSNSSSYSQGGNDQGSNSDGQGLSGNGNGMNNNALGAQSNLQEGSSNPATELVKRQFRKREVPSESVYTSGIRKLYSHRFHPMYRYSLIRRPTKEP; this is encoded by the exons ATGGAGGGAACAGTGCTGCTTGCCTTTGCTCTCTGCACCTTTGTTGCTTTCCAATCTACCACAGCTAGAG GTATTAATAATGAAGCTGTAACCAACAGTGAGGCGGATTGCCACACTAACCCTGACCATCCAAACTGCCAGCCGACCCCAACCAACACGCCTGCAGACCGAG CAGGACTTCAGAAAGGAGTTGGCTTGTACGATGCAATTCGATTGAGATCTCGTCGCTGTCCCCACAACAGGTCATTCTACGCAGGCCAGAAACGTGGGATGTACCAAGGATCTCCTAATGGCAAAGGCACATCCATGTATTACAGTCCCTCACCACAGGCTAGTGGTTGGGAATGGCTCTTTGGCAAAGGCTATGGTACTTATGGCAATGGCCTTGGAGGGAAGGGTGGTGGCTATGGCCAGAATGGCAATGGTCAGGGTTCAAACAACAATGGGAATGGACAAAGTGGAAATGGCCAAGGGTTAAATGGCAATGGAGATGGCCAGAATGGCAATGGCCAAGGGTTAAATAGCAATGGGAACAGCCAGAATGGCAATGGCCAAGGGTTAAATAGCAATGGGAACAGCCAGAATGGCAATGGCCAAGGGTTAAATAGCAATGGGAACAGCCAGAATGGCAATGGCCAAGGGTCAAGTGCCAATGGTTATGATGAGGATCAAGATGAGGATAATGAGGGAGAAATCAACAATGATAATGAAGAAGATgaggacattgaagactcaaatacTAATGGTCAAGGCTCAAATGGTCAAGGATCAAACAGCAATTCATTTGGCCAAGGAGGGACTGGGCAAGGTTCAAACTCCAATGGGTTTGGCCAAGATGCCAATGGTCAAGAGTCAAATTCCTATGGATATGGCCAAGGGTGGAATGGCCAAGGGTCAAACAACAATGGGTTTGGCCAGGGAGGTAATAACCAAGGGTCAAACAGCAATGGGTTTGGCCAAGGGTGGAATGGCCAAGGGTCAAACAACAATGGGTTTGGCCAAGGGTGGAATGGCCAAGGGTCAAACAACAATGGGTTTGGCCAAGGAGGTAATAACCAAGGATCAAACAGCAATGGGTATGGCCAAGAATCTAAGGGCCAAGGGTCGTACTCCAATGGATTTAATGGCCAAGGGTGGAATGGCCAAGGGACAAACAACAATGG GTATGGCCAAGAAGGCAATGGCCAAGGGTCGTACTCCCATGGGTTTGGCCAAGGAGGTAATAACCAAGGGTCGTACTCCAATGGATTTAATGGCCAAGGGTGGAATGGCCAAGGGACAAACACCAATGGGTATGGCCAAGCCGGTAATAATCAAGGGTCATACTCCAATGGGTTTGGCCAAGAAG GAAGTGGTCAAGGATCATACTCCAATGGGTATAGCCAAGGGGGGACTGGGCAAGGGTCAAACTCTAAAGGGTATGGTCAAGGTGGTAATGGCCAGTGGTCTAACTCCAATGGGTATGGGCAACATGGAAATGGTCAAGGATCCAACAACAATGGATATGATCAGCTTGGAAATATTCAGGGGTCAAACAGCAATGTCAAAGGGGATAGTGGCCAAGGGTCAAACTCCAGCAGCTACAGCCAGGGTGGGAATGACCAAGGGTCAAACAGCGATGGGCAAGGCCTGAGTGGAAATGGCAATGGAATGAATAACAATGCGTTAGGTGCGCAGAGCAATCTACAAGAGGGAAGCTCTAATCCTGCTACGGAGCTAGTGAAGAGGCAATTTCGGAAAAGGGAGGTTCCTTCTGAATCAGTCTATACCTCAGGCATTAGGAAGTTGTATTCCCACAGATTCCACCCAATGTACAGGTACAGCCTGATACGCAGACCAACTAAGGAACCATAA